The Coffea arabica cultivar ET-39 chromosome 4e, Coffea Arabica ET-39 HiFi, whole genome shotgun sequence genome includes a window with the following:
- the LOC140005625 gene encoding uncharacterized protein: MDFWHDNWIGSGPLCQRVKVFQNHRVADFVIGGEWNARLLSQALQLGLLRLVMATLPPALQEEDRMVWMLTPSGEFSVASALALVRTHSNASVGAACIWHRVLPITISFFMLCLLSDRLPLLEQLRRFGVQGPSRCYCCVNP; the protein is encoded by the coding sequence ATGGATTTTTGGCATGATAATTGGATAGGGTCCGGTCCACTGTGTCAGCGGGTGAAGGTGTTCCAGAACCACCGAGTAGCAGACTTTGTTATTGGAGGGGAATGGAATGCCAGGCTCCTCTCACAAGCTTTGCAGCTGGGGCTGCTGCGGCTGGTGATGGCGACCCTGCCTCCAGCACTTCAAGAGGAGGATAGGATGGTGTGGATGTTAACCCCTAGTGGGGAGTTCTCGGTTGCCTCAGCTTTGGCGCTTGTTCGCACCCACTCTAATGCATCTGTTGGCGCCGCTTGCATTTGGCACAGAGTCTTGCCGATTACAATTTCCTTTTTTATGTTGTGCCTCCTTTCCGACAGATTACCACTACTTGAGCAACTACGACGCTTTGGAGTCCAGGGTCCTTCCCGATGCTACTGCTGCGTCAACCCTTAG
- the LOC140005626 gene encoding uncharacterized protein: MANNQTLRELAAPELTHQPLCITFPTLAENIAFELKSGLIHLLPSFHGLSGEEPHKHVKEFEMICSSMKPPRVTEEQIRLRVFSFFLKDAVKNWLYYLPAGSIITWMPQHQISEQLLIQYFYEGLQSYDRSISDAASGEALANKTPWEAWELIESMAENSQQFDFRESNPTRRVNKAETSSIQQQLSELTSTVRQLAIENTQRAKPDTRAGMKDMETRMSQMATAINRLESHVYEKLPSQPEANPKNVSAMTLRSGKEVEDLNWKIRKAKVRRRQKRRLKRKDAFARILRLEKTKKVEKEKELLDMFRKVEINIPLLDAIKQIPKYAKFLKDLCTHKRKLRGDERVAMGESVSAILQRKLPSKCGDPGIFTIPCKMGGTPIRKAMLDLGASINVMPKTIYASLNLGSLKGTSIIIQLADRTNTYPEGLVEDILIQVNELVFPTDFYVLNMGDERSLNSSPILLGRPFLSTARIKIDVNEGILSIEFDGEIANFNIFDAMKYLEESNSVFTLSVIEPLVQETFELDGENVLEVVLAKHLELGATLSVEINDELYRVVETLHSLPPISSRYEIPSVFVPETQMKLLHSVVQAPDLEFKPLPKHLKYAFLGDKETLPVIISAHLSPSQEDNIIRLLRDHKEVIGWSIADIKGISLSLCMHRIRLEDDAKPVRQV; the protein is encoded by the exons ATGGCAAACAACCAAACACTAAGGGAGCTGGCTGCCCCGGAGTTGACTCACCAGCCTTTGTGCATTACATTCCCAACTTTGGCTGAGAATATCGCCTTCGAGCTGAAGTCGGGATTGATTCACCTCTTACCCTCGTTCCATGGTCTCTCTGGTGAAGAACCCCACAAACACGTCAAGGAGTTCGAAATGATTTGTTCTAGTATGAAACCTCCTAGGGTTACTGAAGAGCAGATTAGACTAAGagtcttctctttctttctcaagGATGCAGTTAAAAATTGGCTATACTACCTACCCGCGGGTAGTATTATCACATGG ATGCCCCAACATCAAATTAGTGAACAGCTATTGATCCAGTACTTCTATGAAGGGCTCCAGTCATATGACAGAAGTATCAGTGACGCTGCGAGTGGAGAAGCACTGGCAAATAAGACACCATGGGAAGCATGGGAGCTTATTGAATCAATGGCAGAAAATTCGCAGCAATTTGACTTCCGTGAAAGCAATCCCACCCGTAGGGTCAACAAGGCAGAGACGTCATCCATTCAGCAGCAACTGTCGGAGTTGACGTCTACTGTTAGGCAATTAGCCATAGAAAATACGCAGCGAGCGAAG CCGGACACCAGAGCAGGCATGAAAGATATGGAGACTCGAATGAGCCAAATGGCAACTGCCATTAATCGCCTAGAGTCCCACGTTTATGAAAAATTGCCATCGCAACCCGAGGCAAATCCCAAAAATGTAAGTGCCATGACGCTGAGGAGTGGCAAGGAAGTGGAGGATCTAAATTGGAAAAttcgaaaagcaaaagtgaggaGGAGACAGAAAAGGAGATTGAAGAGGAAGGACGCATTCGCGAGGATCCTAAG GTTGGAAAAAACCAAGAAggtagagaaggaaaaagagcttTTGGATATGTTCCGGAAAGTGGAGATCAACATCCCCTTGTTGGATGCAATCAAGCAGATACCGAAATACgccaaatttttgaaagatttgtGCACTCACAAAAGGAAGCTAAGGGGTGACGAAAGAGTAGCGATGGGAGAAAGTGTGTCTGCTATACTCCAAAGGAAACTCCCATCAAAGTGTGGGGACCCAGGTATATTCACAATTCCATGTAAAATGGGAGGTACCCCAATTAGGAAAGCGATGTTGGATTTAGGGGCGTCAATTAATGTAATGCCTAAGACTATTTATGCATCTCTTAATCTTGGGTCATTAAAAGGCACAAGCATTATAATCCAACTAGCAGACCGTACCAACACTTATCCAGAAGGGTTAGTTGAAGATATTTTGATACAGGTCAATGAGTTAGTCTTCCCAACAGATTTTTATGTCCTAAATATGGGGGATGAGAGGTCATTAAATTCGTCACCTATTTTGTTAGGTAGACCATTTTTAAGCACTGCTAGGATAAAAATAGATGTGAATGAGGGTATTTTGTCAATagaatttgatggagaaattgcaaattttaatatttttgatgcgATGAAATACCTAGAGGAATCTAACTCTGTTTTTACTTTGAGTGTTATTGAGCCCCTTGTACAGGAAACATTTGAATTGGATGGGGAGAACGTATTGGAAGTGGTTTTGGCGAAGCACCTTGAGTTGGGAGCAACTCTCAGTGTGGAAATAAATGATGAGTTGTATCGTGTGGTTGAAACACTGCACTCACTTCCACCAATTTCCTCAAGGTATGAGATCCCTTCTGTATTTGTACCTGAAACTCAGATGAAATTGTTGCATTCTGTTGTGCAGGCACCCGATCTAGAGTTTAAACCTCTCCCAAAGCACTTGAAGTATGCATTTCTCGGGGACAAGGAGACACTACCAGTGATAATTTCTGCACACCTGTCACCGAGTCAAGAAGACAACATAATTCGTCTTCTTCGAGATCATAAGGAGGTGATTGGGTGGAGTATAGCGGACATCAAAGGAATCAGTCTGTCCTTATGCATGCACCGGATACGGCTTGAGGATGATGCAAAGCCGGTGAGACAGGTGTAA